One genomic window of Halanaerobium saccharolyticum subsp. saccharolyticum DSM 6643 includes the following:
- a CDS encoding DHH family phosphoesterase, whose product MQKKIKEIIKIINENDNFLIVGHVGADGDSIGSVTALTRLLRIKNKKARAYLNRDTLAPFSFLEVNEEEFHTDSKELKEEISAEDYILITLDSGNLERVDLDQELIKDAQFIINIDHHEDNSRFGKVNLVQADRAAVAEIIYNFAAEMINSKLPFEIAEPLATGIITDTGALRYENTTSRVLRILAELMDAGVDIYKINKKIFGSISYKALILKGLALATLARSEDGKIAWLYVSREMMHQAETDYTEGLVSMARDIEDVEIGILFTEEEKKEIKVSLRSNFYAEVNKLAAEFNGGGHPRAAGATVEKTLQQTINSVVEAAKKYV is encoded by the coding sequence ATGCAGAAAAAAATTAAAGAGATTATTAAAATAATAAATGAGAATGATAATTTTTTAATTGTTGGCCATGTAGGTGCAGATGGTGACAGTATTGGATCAGTGACTGCTTTAACTCGATTGTTAAGAATTAAAAATAAAAAAGCCAGAGCCTATCTTAATCGAGATACTCTGGCTCCTTTTTCGTTTTTAGAAGTTAATGAAGAAGAATTTCATACAGATTCTAAAGAATTGAAAGAAGAAATTTCAGCTGAAGACTATATTCTAATCACTCTTGATTCAGGTAATTTAGAGCGGGTAGATTTAGATCAAGAATTAATAAAAGATGCTCAATTTATTATCAACATAGATCATCATGAAGATAATAGTCGTTTTGGAAAAGTAAATTTAGTTCAGGCTGATCGAGCAGCTGTTGCAGAGATAATTTATAATTTTGCTGCAGAAATGATTAATTCAAAGCTGCCTTTTGAAATCGCTGAACCTCTTGCAACTGGTATTATAACAGATACGGGTGCTTTACGCTATGAAAATACTACTTCTAGAGTCCTCAGGATTTTAGCTGAATTAATGGATGCTGGTGTAGATATTTATAAGATTAATAAAAAAATATTCGGCAGTATAAGTTATAAGGCTTTAATTTTAAAGGGTCTGGCTCTTGCTACTCTTGCCAGAAGTGAAGACGGCAAAATCGCCTGGCTTTATGTTAGTCGTGAGATGATGCATCAAGCAGAAACCGATTATACAGAAGGTTTAGTCAGTATGGCTAGAGATATTGAAGATGTAGAAATTGGGATTCTTTTTACTGAGGAAGAAAAAAAAGAAATTAAAGTTAGTTTACGTTCTAATTTTTATGCAGAAGTTAATAAACTTGCAGCAGAATTCAATGGCGGTGGTCACCCAAGAGCAGCTGGTGCTACTGTAGAAAAAACTCTGCAGCAGACAATTAATTCGGTTGTGGAGGCAGCGAAGAAGTATGTTTAA
- the rbfA gene encoding 30S ribosome-binding factor RbfA encodes MANKRAVRVGELLKEEISQIVLREMKDPRIGFVSITDVEVSGDLRHAKVFISVYGTDKEKEETLNGLQQAQGFVRKLVGERVKIHHTPEIIFRYDDSIENGVHISEIIKDLKESGEIKESDSDAEKN; translated from the coding sequence ATGGCAAATAAACGTGCAGTAAGAGTTGGAGAATTACTAAAAGAAGAAATAAGTCAGATTGTTTTACGAGAAATGAAAGACCCACGAATCGGTTTTGTTTCAATTACTGATGTAGAAGTCAGTGGAGATTTAAGACATGCTAAAGTCTTTATTAGTGTGTATGGTACTGATAAAGAAAAGGAAGAAACTTTAAACGGTTTACAGCAGGCACAGGGTTTTGTTCGTAAACTTGTTGGTGAACGAGTAAAAATTCATCATACACCAGAAATTATTTTTAGATATGATGATTCTATAGAAAATGGAGTTCATATCTCAGAAATAATTAAAGATCTTAAAGAATCAGGAGAGATAAAGGAGTCTGACTCTGATGCAGAAAAAAATTAA
- the infB gene encoding translation initiation factor IF-2 — MAKIRVYNLAHELDMDSKEVIDILNELDIEVSSHMSTITDETAELVKGMYAGDDTAAESEAAQKEAIKAEAESNEQAENEAAAADDLETEADAVEIELPITVKEFAEEIGEAPNNLIVELMNMGVMANVNQSLDEDTLELLAEEIGVQIKFKTEEEEETLMRVGPEIEDKEEDLEVRPPIVTVMGHVDHGKTTLLDVIRKSRVAGSEAGGITQHIGAYQAKVNEKLITFIDTPGHEAFTAMRARGAQLTDIAILVVAADDGIMPQTEEAINHAKAAGIPIIVAINKIDKANAQPERVKQELTEYGLVPEDWGGNTICVNVSALQEQNIDELLEMIILVSEMEELKANPNRLADGVVIEAELDKGRGPVATILVKNGTLKIGDPILAGLTSGRVRAMFNEFGESLDKAGPSSAVEVLGFNEVPAAGDFVQSLEDERQARDVASDRQDERRQSELKSDAKVSLDDLYNQIQEGEVKELNIIIKADVQGSIEALKASLIRLGTDEVTVNVIHTGVGGVNETDVNLASASNAIIIGFNVRPDNKTIKAAEKEKVDIRTYRVIYKAIEDIKNAMAGLLDPELREQVTGRAEVRDTFKVPDVGIIAGAYITDGHVNRNYDARLIRDGVVIHEGTISSLKRFENDVREVKSGYECGIGIENYNDIKVGDIIEFYTYKEIKRSL; from the coding sequence ATGGCAAAAATTAGAGTGTATAATCTAGCTCATGAGCTAGATATGGATAGTAAGGAAGTAATTGATATATTAAATGAACTTGATATTGAGGTATCAAGTCATATGAGTACAATAACTGATGAAACAGCAGAACTTGTAAAAGGTATGTATGCAGGAGATGATACTGCAGCAGAAAGTGAAGCAGCGCAAAAAGAAGCTATTAAAGCTGAAGCTGAAAGTAACGAACAGGCCGAAAATGAAGCAGCTGCAGCAGATGATTTGGAAACAGAAGCAGATGCAGTAGAAATTGAACTGCCAATTACTGTTAAAGAATTTGCTGAAGAAATTGGTGAGGCTCCTAACAACTTAATTGTAGAATTAATGAATATGGGAGTTATGGCTAATGTTAACCAGAGTTTAGATGAGGATACCCTGGAATTATTAGCAGAAGAAATTGGCGTTCAAATTAAGTTTAAAACTGAAGAGGAAGAAGAAACATTAATGAGAGTTGGACCTGAAATTGAAGATAAAGAAGAGGATTTAGAAGTTCGTCCTCCGATTGTTACAGTAATGGGTCATGTTGACCACGGGAAAACTACTCTTTTAGATGTTATTAGAAAAAGTAGAGTTGCCGGCAGTGAAGCTGGTGGAATTACACAGCATATTGGTGCTTATCAGGCAAAAGTTAATGAAAAATTAATTACTTTTATTGATACACCCGGACATGAGGCTTTTACAGCAATGAGAGCACGTGGTGCTCAGTTAACTGATATTGCAATATTAGTTGTAGCAGCAGATGATGGAATTATGCCACAGACAGAAGAGGCAATTAACCATGCTAAAGCTGCAGGTATTCCAATTATTGTTGCTATTAATAAAATTGATAAAGCAAATGCTCAACCCGAAAGAGTTAAACAGGAATTAACCGAATATGGTTTAGTACCTGAAGATTGGGGTGGAAACACAATTTGTGTTAATGTTTCTGCACTACAGGAACAAAATATTGATGAGCTTTTAGAAATGATTATTTTAGTTTCAGAAATGGAAGAGTTAAAGGCTAATCCTAATCGTTTAGCAGATGGGGTTGTAATTGAGGCTGAACTTGATAAAGGTAGAGGTCCTGTTGCAACTATTCTAGTTAAAAATGGAACTCTTAAAATTGGAGATCCGATTTTAGCCGGCCTTACTTCAGGTAGAGTAAGAGCTATGTTTAATGAATTTGGTGAATCGCTTGATAAAGCTGGACCATCTTCAGCTGTTGAGGTGCTTGGTTTTAACGAAGTTCCTGCTGCAGGAGACTTTGTGCAGTCGCTTGAAGATGAAAGACAGGCAAGAGATGTTGCTTCAGATAGACAGGATGAGAGAAGACAATCTGAATTAAAATCAGATGCTAAGGTTTCTTTAGATGATCTTTATAATCAGATTCAAGAAGGTGAAGTTAAGGAATTAAACATCATTATCAAAGCTGATGTACAAGGTTCTATTGAGGCTTTAAAAGCTTCACTAATTAGATTAGGAACAGATGAAGTAACAGTAAATGTTATTCACACTGGTGTTGGTGGAGTAAATGAGACTGATGTTAACCTGGCTAGTGCTTCGAATGCAATTATTATTGGTTTCAACGTACGTCCTGATAATAAAACTATCAAAGCTGCAGAAAAAGAAAAGGTAGATATTAGAACTTATAGAGTAATTTATAAAGCGATAGAAGATATTAAAAATGCGATGGCAGGTTTGCTTGATCCAGAGTTAAGAGAACAAGTTACTGGTAGAGCAGAAGTAAGAGATACATTTAAGGTGCCAGATGTTGGTATTATTGCAGGTGCTTATATTACTGATGGTCATGTAAATCGTAATTATGATGCTCGTCTAATAAGAGATGGAGTAGTTATCCATGAAGGAACAATTTCCTCTCTTAAGAGATTTGAAAATGATGTGAGAGAAGTAAAATCTGGTTATGAATGTGGAATTGGAATTGAAAATTATAATGATATCAAGGTTGGAGATATTATCGAATTCTATACTTATAAGGAGATTAAAAGGTCCTTATAG
- the rnpM gene encoding RNase P modulator RnpM, producing MQSRSPIRKCVGCGARRDKIELLRVVNNKGEILIDPGERTPGRGAYLCPNTDCLDKAVEKNSLKKALKIDISDEIYEKISEEIKHD from the coding sequence TTGCAGAGCAGAAGTCCTATTCGTAAATGTGTAGGTTGTGGTGCCAGAAGGGATAAGATTGAACTTTTAAGAGTTGTGAATAATAAAGGAGAAATTTTAATTGATCCAGGAGAAAGAACACCTGGTAGAGGTGCTTATCTCTGTCCTAATACGGATTGTTTAGATAAAGCAGTAGAAAAAAATTCACTTAAAAAAGCATTAAAAATTGATATTTCTGACGAGATTTATGAAAAAATTTCGGAGGAGATTAAACATGATTAA
- the nusA gene encoding transcription termination factor NusA: protein MNLEFIQALDDIEKDKGISKDVLLEAIETALVSAYKKDFGSKDNVRIEISAEAGEVKVFSRKEVVEDVENENSEISLTEAEGIDSKYTLGDIVEIEVTPANFGRIAAQTAKQVVMQRIREAERDVIFDQYKEKEDELITGTIQRFHNDNILIDMGKTEALLPPSEQIAGERYEIGERIKLYVVEVSTTNKGPRILVSRTHPGLLKRLFEIEVPEIFQGLVEIKAVAREAGQRSKMAVSSSDTQVDPVGACVGPKGMRVQAVVNQLNNEKIDIVKWDDDPEVFVGNALNPAEVVSVDINKSDKIAEVVVPDFQLSLAIGKEGQNARLAAKLTGWKVDIKKESEIEAEPDNLEEIEANASELKANLEKFEEEAEAAEEISETVNPDDDVEEATEDLIEEMSEEVEELEKNTKEN from the coding sequence ATGAATCTAGAATTCATTCAGGCCCTGGATGATATAGAAAAAGATAAAGGTATATCTAAGGATGTATTATTAGAGGCCATTGAAACAGCATTAGTTTCTGCATATAAAAAAGATTTTGGTTCTAAGGATAATGTTAGAATTGAGATTTCTGCAGAAGCTGGAGAAGTTAAAGTATTTTCTCGCAAAGAAGTTGTAGAAGATGTTGAAAATGAAAATAGTGAGATTTCTTTAACTGAAGCTGAAGGAATAGATAGCAAATATACTTTAGGTGATATAGTAGAAATTGAGGTAACACCTGCTAATTTCGGACGTATTGCAGCTCAGACAGCTAAACAGGTTGTAATGCAGAGGATTAGAGAGGCAGAAAGAGATGTAATTTTTGATCAATATAAAGAAAAAGAGGATGAACTAATTACTGGAACAATTCAGCGTTTCCATAATGATAATATTTTGATTGATATGGGGAAAACAGAAGCATTATTACCACCTTCTGAACAAATTGCTGGAGAAAGATATGAAATTGGAGAAAGAATTAAACTTTATGTTGTTGAAGTTAGTACAACTAATAAAGGACCTCGAATTTTAGTTTCCAGAACTCATCCTGGATTATTAAAAAGACTTTTTGAAATTGAGGTTCCAGAAATTTTTCAGGGTTTAGTTGAAATCAAAGCAGTTGCCAGAGAAGCTGGTCAGAGATCTAAAATGGCAGTTAGTAGTTCTGACACTCAGGTTGATCCTGTGGGTGCCTGTGTTGGACCTAAAGGAATGAGGGTGCAGGCTGTTGTTAACCAATTAAACAATGAGAAAATTGATATTGTAAAGTGGGATGATGATCCAGAAGTATTTGTTGGAAATGCTTTAAACCCAGCTGAAGTTGTTAGTGTAGATATCAATAAATCAGATAAAATTGCTGAAGTTGTAGTTCCTGATTTTCAATTGTCATTAGCAATTGGTAAAGAAGGACAAAATGCAAGACTTGCAGCAAAATTAACAGGCTGGAAAGTGGATATTAAAAAAGAATCTGAAATTGAAGCTGAGCCTGATAATCTTGAAGAAATTGAAGCTAATGCTTCTGAACTTAAGGCAAACTTAGAAAAGTTTGAAGAAGAAGCTGAAGCTGCTGAAGAAATTTCAGAAACTGTAAATCCAGATGATGATGTTGAAGAGGCAACTGAAGATTTAATTGAGGAAATGTCTGAGGAAGTAGAAGAATTAGAAAAAAACACTAAAGAAAACTAA
- the rimP gene encoding ribosome maturation factor RimP, whose translation MFYLGKVAETVTDFVLPIAHSEDLNLIEVEFLKEGSDWILRIFLENKDGDLTIEECEKVSRALSMILDEEDPIDKSYILEVSSPGIERPLKTEEDFERFQGELIAVKTFKKINGEKEFIGTLKKFEEEKITLILKNDDEITIDYSLVARANLTFEI comes from the coding sequence GTGTTTTATTTGGGGAAAGTTGCTGAAACAGTAACAGACTTTGTACTTCCTATTGCCCATAGTGAAGATCTGAATTTAATTGAAGTTGAATTTCTAAAAGAAGGTAGTGATTGGATTCTACGTATTTTTTTAGAAAATAAAGATGGTGATTTAACTATAGAAGAGTGCGAAAAAGTGAGTAGAGCTTTAAGCATGATTCTAGATGAGGAAGATCCAATCGATAAAAGTTATATATTAGAAGTTTCTTCTCCTGGGATTGAAAGACCACTTAAAACGGAAGAGGATTTCGAACGTTTTCAGGGAGAATTAATTGCAGTAAAAACTTTCAAAAAAATAAATGGCGAAAAAGAATTTATTGGAACTTTAAAGAAATTTGAAGAAGAAAAAATAACTTTAATTTTAAAAAATGATGATGAAATAACAATTGATTATAGTCTAGTAGCTAGAGCTAATTTGACTTTTGAAATTTAA